The Bacteroidota bacterium DNA window TCGAGCGTCATGGATGCAGGCGTGTCCGGGGTCATGGGACCGTCGTGGAGCGTGGCCACGGTGCGGCCGAGGGCATCATAGACCGCCACCACGACGTGCTGCGGCTGCTGGATGCTCAGCGAGAGCCGCGCCGTGTCGGAGAACGGATTCGGGTGCGTGTCCGAGAGCGCGAAGGTTTCCGTGAGGGTAACCGTGGCCTCGACTTCCGGGCTGTACTCGAACACGCCGTCGAAGTCGAGTTGCTTCAGGCGGAAGGTGTAGGTGCCCGGCCCGAGCGCGTCGGTTCGGAAGGCGTAGGACTGCGCCTCCGTCGTGGTGCCGCGGCCTTCCACGAAGCCGAGCGCCCCGAACGCGTCGGCCTGCGGGCCGCGCACCTGCACCTCGAAGCCCGCGTTGTTCGTCTCCGACGCCGTCGCCCAGCCGAGGCGTGCAGTCGTCCCGTCGAGCGTCACGTCGAATGCGACCAACTCGACGGGGATGTTGAGGCCGCCGGGGTTGGGGGCCGCGCTCACGATGGTCGCGGAGCCGTCCGGGGCGCGCTGCAGCGACTGCCCGTCGGTGTCGCTGCCGAAGTCCGTCTCGCCGACTAGGGTGGCAACGGGACCGGGAAAGGCCGACGTGTCGCCGTTGTAGCGCGCAACGACGTACTCGCCGCTCGACGGGTTGTAGAGGAAGATCGAGTCGCCGCCGTTGGAGAGGCCGAGCGAGCCGTTACTT harbors:
- a CDS encoding lamin tail domain-containing protein; this translates as MRLSLLLLLVVWGAAPAFAQANLSGVVINEILADPNSTSDNFDTDGDGTAESNDEFVELYNNGSSAVDISSWELYDGAGFRHAFTASTVLNPGDFIVVLGAWDPGTPPAGIVAASNGSLGLSNGGDSIFLYNPSSGEYVVARYNGDTSAFPGPVATLVGETDFGSDTDGQSLQRAPDGSATIVSAAPNPGGLNIPVELVAFDVTLDGTTARLGWATASETNNAGFEVQVRGPQADAFGALGFVEGRGTTTEAQSYAFRTDALGPGTYTFRLKQLDFDGVFEYSPEVEATVTLTETFALSDTHPNPFSDTARLSLSIQQPQHVVVAVYDALGRTVATLHDGPMTPDTPASMTLDGHMLASGLYVIRVVGETFATTRRVTLVR